In a genomic window of Pedobacter sp. KBS0701:
- a CDS encoding GNAT family N-acetyltransferase: MIRPATPSDATVVVPLIIRAMDKLAQKLTNVEDENIINQIFSYFFIQQGNQYSYENTLVYEEEGKVLGSLNAYDGGKLPELRKPFLHYVAAHYHANDVNQGTETENGEFYLDSISVNPEAQRKGIGKQLIKAGIDWAKQLGHHNVGLLVEQNNPNALRLYEKMDFVIQNEKQFMGGLYHHMVFKIK; encoded by the coding sequence ATGATCAGACCAGCAACACCTTCAGATGCTACAGTTGTAGTGCCATTGATTATCCGGGCCATGGACAAACTGGCTCAGAAACTAACCAATGTTGAAGATGAAAATATAATCAATCAGATATTCAGCTACTTCTTTATTCAACAGGGCAATCAATACAGTTATGAAAATACACTGGTTTATGAAGAAGAAGGTAAAGTCTTGGGATCACTGAATGCTTATGATGGAGGAAAACTGCCCGAACTCCGCAAACCATTTCTTCATTATGTAGCCGCACACTACCATGCAAATGACGTCAACCAAGGCACAGAAACCGAAAATGGAGAGTTTTACCTGGATAGCATCAGCGTCAATCCAGAAGCCCAGAGAAAAGGAATTGGAAAACAGCTGATTAAAGCAGGTATAGACTGGGCTAAACAACTTGGCCATCATAATGTTGGCCTATTGGTAGAACAAAATAATCCAAACGCATTAAGGCTTTACGAAAAAATGGATTTCGTTATCCAGAACGAGAAACAGTTTATGGGAGGATTATACCATCACATGGTTTTTAAAATAAAATAA
- a CDS encoding MBL fold metallo-hydrolase: MKLHTINTGLFKLDGGAMFGVVPKAIWQKTNPADSNNLCTWAMRCLLIEEGNQLILVDTGIGNKQDEKFFSHYYLHGDDSMEKSLSKLGFSTADITDVFLTHLHFDHVGGAIIREDEKLSPAFKNATYWSNEKHWQWAVEPNAREKASFLKENILPIQESGQLKFVPEEESIEWQKNINISFAYGHTDAMMLPKISYKGRTIVYMADLLPSVGHLPLPYVMAYDMFPLKTLTEKQTFLEEAVNNNYILYLEHDPINECCTLQRTEKGIRVAETFKLSDV; this comes from the coding sequence ATGAAACTCCACACCATAAACACAGGCTTATTTAAATTAGATGGCGGCGCAATGTTTGGCGTTGTACCCAAGGCCATCTGGCAAAAAACCAATCCTGCCGATAGCAATAACCTTTGCACCTGGGCCATGCGCTGTTTATTGATAGAAGAAGGCAACCAGTTAATTTTAGTGGATACTGGGATTGGAAATAAACAGGATGAAAAATTTTTCAGTCATTATTATCTGCATGGTGATGATTCTATGGAAAAATCGCTCTCCAAATTGGGTTTTAGCACTGCAGATATTACTGATGTTTTCCTGACACACCTGCACTTTGATCATGTGGGCGGAGCTATTATAAGAGAAGACGAAAAACTTTCACCAGCTTTTAAAAACGCTACATACTGGAGCAACGAAAAACACTGGCAGTGGGCAGTAGAGCCAAATGCAAGGGAGAAAGCTTCTTTCTTAAAAGAAAACATTCTTCCGATCCAGGAAAGCGGGCAGCTTAAATTTGTGCCGGAAGAAGAAAGTATCGAATGGCAAAAAAATATCAATATCAGTTTTGCTTACGGCCATACTGATGCTATGATGTTACCCAAAATCAGCTACAAAGGCAGAACCATCGTGTATATGGCTGATCTTTTGCCTTCAGTAGGTCACCTGCCCCTGCCCTACGTTATGGCTTATGATATGTTCCCTCTAAAAACGTTAACCGAAAAGCAGACCTTTTTAGAAGAAGCCGTTAACAACAACTATATATTGTACTTAGAGCACGATCCCATTAACGAATGCTGTACCCTCCAACGCACCGAAAAGGGAATCCGCGTGGCAGAAACCTTTAAGCTAAGCGACGTATAA
- the lpdA gene encoding dihydrolipoyl dehydrogenase has translation MNYDVIVLGSGPGGYVAAIRASQLGLKVAIVERESLGGICLNWGCIPTKALLKSAQVFEYINHAADYGITTAGATADFAAVVKRSRGVADGMSKGVQFLMKKNKIDVIMGTGKVKPGNKLEVKGADGSQQELSAKNIIIATGARSRELPNLKQDGKKIIGYRQAMVLPELPKSMVVVGSGAIGVEFAYFYATMGTKVTIVEFMDNVVPVEDEDVSKQLLRSLKKVGIDVMTSASVESVDTSGAGCKVSVKTASGMQTIEADIVLSAAGIVANIENIGLEETGIKTEKGKIVTDEFYNTSVKGYYAIGDVVGGQALAHVASAEGIICVEKIAGQHVEPLDYNNIPGCTYCTPEIASVGYTEKAAKAAGYELKIGKFPFSASGKASAAGAKDGFVKLIFDAKYGELLGAHMIGANVTEMIAEIVVARKLETTGHEMIKSVHPHPTMSEAIMEAAADAYGEVIHL, from the coding sequence ATGAATTACGACGTTATTGTTTTAGGCAGCGGCCCAGGTGGTTACGTAGCTGCAATCAGAGCTTCTCAATTGGGACTAAAAGTTGCAATTGTTGAGCGTGAATCATTAGGTGGTATTTGTTTAAACTGGGGCTGTATCCCTACTAAAGCACTTTTAAAAAGCGCTCAGGTTTTCGAATATATTAATCATGCTGCTGATTACGGAATTACTACTGCTGGTGCAACTGCAGATTTTGCTGCTGTGGTAAAACGCAGCCGTGGCGTTGCTGATGGCATGAGCAAAGGCGTTCAATTTTTAATGAAAAAAAATAAAATTGACGTCATTATGGGCACTGGTAAAGTAAAACCAGGAAACAAATTAGAAGTTAAAGGTGCGGATGGTTCTCAACAGGAACTAAGTGCTAAAAATATCATCATTGCTACAGGTGCCCGTTCAAGGGAACTACCTAACCTGAAACAGGATGGCAAAAAAATTATCGGCTACCGCCAGGCCATGGTACTTCCTGAATTACCAAAAAGCATGGTAGTAGTAGGTTCTGGAGCTATTGGTGTAGAGTTTGCTTATTTCTATGCGACCATGGGTACCAAAGTAACCATTGTAGAATTTATGGATAACGTTGTTCCGGTGGAAGACGAAGATGTATCTAAACAATTGTTACGCAGCCTGAAAAAAGTGGGTATCGATGTAATGACCTCAGCAAGTGTTGAATCGGTTGATACCAGCGGTGCAGGTTGTAAAGTTTCTGTTAAAACTGCTTCGGGTATGCAGACTATCGAGGCAGATATCGTGCTTTCGGCAGCAGGTATTGTAGCTAACATCGAAAACATTGGTTTAGAAGAGACAGGGATCAAAACAGAGAAAGGCAAAATTGTTACTGACGAATTTTATAATACTTCAGTTAAAGGTTATTATGCCATTGGCGACGTAGTAGGCGGACAAGCTTTAGCGCATGTTGCTTCTGCAGAAGGCATTATCTGCGTAGAGAAAATCGCTGGTCAGCATGTTGAGCCGTTAGATTATAACAACATCCCGGGCTGTACTTATTGCACACCAGAAATTGCTTCAGTAGGTTATACCGAAAAAGCAGCAAAAGCAGCTGGCTACGAATTAAAAATCGGTAAATTCCCATTCTCAGCATCAGGTAAAGCCAGTGCTGCCGGTGCTAAAGATGGTTTCGTAAAACTAATTTTCGATGCTAAATACGGAGAATTATTAGGTGCACACATGATTGGTGCCAACGTTACTGAAATGATCGCCGAAATTGTAGTTGCCCGTAAATTGGAAACTACTGGTCATGAAATGATTAAATCTGTTCACCCTCACCCAACCATGAGCGAAGCCATTATGGAAGCTGCCGCTGATGCCTACGGAGAAGTGATCCACCTATAA
- a CDS encoding carboxypeptidase regulatory-like domain-containing protein, which yields MKKSLLLRLVLVIVAFVSVTIGANAQVTSSSMTGTIKDAKGALPGASVKATHTPTGTVYSVSTNNDGRFVINNMRVGGPYIFEISFVGYQPEKVTGAMLKLGEPYLLNLVLSENGKQLQEVVVAGKRDAVFSSKKVGASTNVSKDQIQSLPSLSRSLQDFTRLTPQANGNSFGGINNRFNGLTIDGAVNNDAFGLGSTGAPGGQANTQPISLDAIQELQIVLAPFDVTNSNAIGGGVNAVTRSGSNTVEGSAYFFGRNQNTIGKSVDGTNAKALPFHNFTYGARVGGPIIKDKLFFFVSAERQSIVQPTTFNSGDVGAVSTAELLRIAKVAKDRYGYDAGGIDAFDAETRNDKLFARIDWNINSKNQLTLRHNYIKAYDDNISRSATSFRFASNLYRFNDQQNNSVLELRSAISSTLSNNLIVGYSRIRDTRATVGDLFPQIRINGLGTGSQSATLGSEASSTANELDQDIFEFTDNFKIFANKHTFTIGTHNEFYKIRNLFVNNLAGSYAWNNLADFESNTKPSAATSTSKIPGDPRPAARFSAAQLGFYFQDEIDAFKGFKLIAGLRVDVPLIFDTPLANPDVVATFPNYKTDQVPSGQILVSPRLSFNWDLTGDRSVQLRGGGGLLTSRAPFVWISNQFSGNGMLTSSVSAPIGTGTFIPDVNNQSAAGGVAGTTSQISLIDNNFKLPQVFRANLAVDFKLPGGVQATIEGLYSSTVNNISYKNLNIKPSVASINPALSGGADTRPLFVNTTAGRVNGAKFTEVYLLQNTRSGSAYNVTAQLQKSFDLGLYASIAYTYGKSEDINSGFSSTASSGFGGVLISRDPQNPPLAYSNYDLRHRIVGALNYSIKYGKNKASATTFSLFYVGKSGTPFSYIYNGDLNGDNSISSGNPSNDLIFVPRTLSDIKLIPLAASGSLPAQSVAEQWAALDNYISNDPYLSKIRGQYSERNVARMPWEHQFDVRIMQDLGIVFKGTKNSLQLSVDIINVGNLINKDWGRSYFINNTAYSLINYVTTSGGGFTFRAPTGGVPYAPSSFLSRWQGQVGIRYNFN from the coding sequence ATGAAGAAATCTTTACTTTTAAGATTAGTACTGGTTATTGTTGCATTTGTAAGTGTTACCATTGGTGCAAATGCACAGGTAACCTCATCATCAATGACAGGAACAATTAAGGATGCCAAAGGCGCCTTACCTGGAGCGAGTGTTAAAGCAACACATACGCCAACTGGTACAGTATATTCTGTGTCAACAAATAATGATGGCCGTTTTGTAATTAATAACATGCGTGTAGGCGGTCCTTATATTTTCGAAATCAGTTTTGTTGGCTATCAACCTGAAAAAGTAACTGGAGCAATGTTAAAGTTAGGTGAGCCCTACTTATTAAATCTTGTTTTAAGTGAAAATGGCAAACAACTACAAGAAGTTGTGGTTGCTGGAAAAAGAGATGCCGTATTTAGCAGTAAGAAAGTAGGTGCTTCTACCAATGTTAGTAAGGATCAAATTCAAAGCCTACCATCTCTATCACGTTCATTACAAGATTTTACACGTTTAACACCGCAAGCTAATGGTAATTCATTTGGTGGTATTAACAATCGTTTTAATGGCTTAACTATTGATGGAGCCGTAAATAATGATGCTTTTGGTTTAGGAAGTACAGGTGCGCCAGGTGGTCAGGCAAATACACAACCGATTTCTTTGGATGCGATTCAAGAACTTCAGATTGTTTTAGCTCCATTTGACGTTACGAACAGTAATGCAATTGGTGGTGGTGTTAACGCTGTAACCCGATCAGGATCAAATACTGTAGAAGGTTCAGCTTATTTTTTCGGAAGAAATCAAAACACAATTGGTAAAAGTGTTGATGGTACAAATGCCAAAGCATTACCTTTCCATAATTTTACTTACGGCGCAAGAGTAGGTGGCCCAATTATTAAAGATAAGTTATTCTTCTTTGTTAGTGCTGAAAGACAAAGTATTGTTCAACCTACAACTTTTAACTCAGGCGATGTTGGTGCAGTTTCTACAGCTGAGCTTTTAAGAATTGCTAAAGTTGCTAAAGATCGCTACGGGTACGATGCTGGTGGTATTGATGCATTTGATGCAGAAACTAGAAATGATAAATTATTTGCTCGTATAGATTGGAATATCAATTCAAAAAACCAATTAACCTTGCGTCATAACTATATTAAAGCTTATGATGATAACATTTCTAGAAGTGCAACATCTTTCCGATTCGCAAGTAATCTATATCGCTTTAATGATCAACAAAATAATTCAGTATTAGAGTTAAGAAGTGCTATTTCAAGTACTTTATCGAATAATTTAATTGTTGGTTACTCTAGAATTAGAGATACAAGAGCTACTGTTGGCGATTTATTCCCTCAAATCAGAATTAATGGTTTAGGTACTGGCAGTCAGTCTGCTACATTAGGTTCAGAAGCATCTTCAACAGCGAATGAATTAGACCAGGATATTTTCGAATTTACTGATAATTTTAAAATTTTCGCAAACAAACATACTTTCACAATTGGTACACACAATGAGTTTTATAAAATTAGAAACTTATTTGTGAATAATTTAGCCGGAAGTTATGCATGGAATAACTTAGCGGACTTTGAGTCCAATACTAAGCCTTCTGCAGCTACAAGTACTTCAAAAATTCCAGGAGATCCAAGACCTGCAGCTAGATTTAGCGCTGCACAGTTAGGATTTTACTTTCAAGATGAAATAGATGCTTTTAAAGGTTTTAAATTAATCGCTGGTTTAAGAGTAGATGTGCCATTAATTTTTGATACTCCATTAGCTAACCCTGATGTCGTTGCTACTTTTCCTAACTACAAAACTGATCAGGTTCCAAGTGGTCAAATACTTGTTTCTCCTCGTTTGAGCTTTAACTGGGATTTAACAGGAGATCGTTCGGTTCAATTGAGAGGTGGAGGTGGATTATTAACAAGTCGTGCTCCATTTGTATGGATATCTAATCAATTCTCAGGAAACGGTATGTTAACTAGTTCTGTTAGCGCACCAATTGGTACAGGAACCTTTATTCCAGATGTAAATAATCAATCGGCTGCTGGTGGTGTTGCTGGTACAACTTCGCAAATTAGTTTAATTGATAATAATTTCAAGTTACCTCAGGTTTTTAGAGCCAATTTAGCTGTTGATTTTAAATTACCTGGTGGAGTTCAGGCAACTATCGAAGGATTATATTCTTCTACAGTTAACAATATTTCATATAAAAATTTAAATATTAAACCTTCTGTAGCATCGATTAATCCCGCTTTGTCAGGTGGTGCAGATACCCGTCCACTTTTTGTAAATACAACGGCCGGTCGAGTAAACGGAGCTAAGTTTACTGAAGTTTATTTGTTACAGAATACGAGAAGCGGTTCAGCTTATAATGTAACTGCTCAGTTGCAAAAATCATTTGACCTAGGATTATATGCTTCGATTGCCTATACCTACGGGAAATCAGAAGATATTAACTCAGGTTTTAGTAGCACAGCAAGTTCTGGGTTCGGAGGTGTGTTAATTTCTAGAGATCCGCAAAACCCGCCTTTAGCTTATTCTAACTATGATCTTCGTCATAGAATAGTTGGAGCTTTAAATTACTCAATTAAATATGGTAAAAATAAAGCTTCAGCAACTACTTTTTCATTATTCTACGTAGGTAAATCTGGGACCCCATTCTCATATATCTATAATGGAGATCTGAACGGAGATAATTCAATTTCATCAGGGAACCCAAGTAATGATTTGATTTTTGTACCTCGTACCTTAAGTGACATTAAATTAATTCCTTTAGCTGCTTCAGGTTCTTTACCTGCTCAATCGGTAGCTGAACAATGGGCTGCTTTGGATAATTATATTAGTAACGATCCTTATTTAAGTAAAATTAGAGGTCAATATTCTGAGCGTAATGTTGCGAGAATGCCATGGGAACATCAGTTTGATGTTCGCATTATGCAAGACCTAGGTATTGTATTTAAAGGCACTAAAAATTCATTACAGCTTTCTGTTGATATTATTAATGTTGGTAATCTGATTAATAAAGATTGGGGCAGATCTTATTTTATCAATAATACTGCATACTCACTTATCAATTACGTAACAACTAGTGGCGGTGGTTTTACATTCAGAGCACCAACTGGTGGTGTTCCGTATGCACCATCTTCATTTCTATCAAGATGGCAAGGACAAGTTGGTATTCGTTATAACTTTAATTAA
- a CDS encoding AIR synthase related protein: MSDNRYNQRGVSASKEDVHNAIKNIDKGIFPKAFCKIIPDILGGDEEYCNIMHADGAGTKSSLAYVYWKETGDISVWKGIAQDAIIMNIDDLICVGATDNILLSSTIGRNKNLIPGEVIAAVINGTEEILADLREQGISIYSTGGETADVGDLVRTIIVDSTVTCRLKREDIISNDNIKPGDVIVALASYGQATYETEYNGGMGSNGLTSARHDVFEKSIANNYPESFDPAVPFDLVFSGQKQLAEEIEIEGFGKTTIGKLVLSPTRTYAPVIKKILESYRGQINGIVHCSGGAQTKVLHFINDDIHVIKNNLFPIPPLFKLIQEQSGTDWKEMYKVFNMGHRMELYVPQEIADHIIEISESFNIDAQIIGRVEKGDQKQVTIESEKGTFVYN; the protein is encoded by the coding sequence ATGAGTGATAACAGGTACAATCAACGCGGCGTTTCTGCCTCAAAAGAAGATGTGCACAATGCCATCAAAAACATCGACAAAGGAATTTTCCCTAAAGCATTCTGCAAAATTATCCCGGATATTTTAGGTGGAGATGAGGAATATTGCAACATTATGCACGCCGATGGTGCCGGCACCAAATCTTCTTTAGCTTATGTTTACTGGAAAGAAACCGGCGATATTTCGGTATGGAAAGGTATTGCGCAAGATGCCATTATCATGAATATCGACGATTTAATCTGCGTGGGTGCTACCGATAACATTTTATTATCCTCAACCATTGGACGAAATAAAAATCTCATTCCAGGCGAAGTAATTGCTGCCGTAATTAACGGAACTGAAGAAATTTTAGCCGATTTACGCGAGCAGGGCATCTCTATCTACTCAACAGGTGGCGAAACTGCAGATGTTGGCGATTTGGTAAGAACCATTATCGTCGATTCTACGGTAACTTGTCGCTTAAAGCGCGAAGACATCATCAGCAACGATAATATTAAACCTGGCGACGTAATTGTGGCATTAGCCTCATATGGACAAGCGACCTACGAAACCGAATATAATGGTGGAATGGGATCGAACGGATTAACCTCTGCCCGTCACGATGTTTTTGAAAAATCAATAGCCAATAATTACCCTGAAAGTTTTGATCCGGCCGTTCCTTTTGACCTGGTTTTCTCCGGGCAAAAACAACTGGCTGAAGAAATAGAAATCGAAGGTTTCGGCAAAACCACTATTGGTAAATTAGTGTTATCACCTACCCGTACTTATGCACCTGTAATTAAAAAGATTTTAGAAAGCTACCGCGGCCAGATTAATGGTATTGTACACTGTAGTGGTGGTGCGCAAACCAAAGTATTACATTTCATTAATGATGATATCCATGTCATCAAGAATAACTTATTCCCTATCCCACCGCTATTTAAATTGATCCAGGAACAATCGGGCACGGATTGGAAGGAAATGTACAAGGTATTTAATATGGGTCACCGTATGGAGCTGTATGTCCCTCAGGAGATTGCAGATCACATTATCGAAATTTCTGAAAGCTTTAACATCGATGCGCAGATCATCGGTCGCGTAGAAAAAGGCGATCAGAAACAGGTAACCATCGAAAGCGAAAAAGGAACTTTCGTTTATAATTAA
- a CDS encoding glutamine synthetase III has translation MKSLRTIALKEAQNRISPEVKAPAAKISDFFGANVFDKKKMRDFLSKDVYEKLISSINQGELINSDDANQIATAMKAWAMSAGATHYTHWFQPLTGTTAEKHDSFFEPSGDGAIEKFAGSALVQQEPDASSFPNGGIRNTFEARGYTAWDPSSPAFIMESKAGKTLCIPTVFVSYTGEALDYKAPLLKALAALDKAAVDVCQYFDKSITKVNASLGIEQEYFLVDESLFNARPDLLLTGRALFGHMSAKGQQLEDHYFGSIPERVFSYMVDFENEALKLGIPLKTRHNEVAPSQFECAPIYEEINLAIDHNQLLMDLMEKVARRHHFRVLLHEKPYAGINGSGKHNNWSLITDTGKNLLAPGKTPKNNLMFLAFFVNTIKAVSEHADLLRASIASVSNDHRLGANEAPPAIISIFLGSQLNDVLDEIEHSRISKKIKEDNALWLGIPKIPQILLDNTDRNRTSPFAFTGNKFELRAVGSSANSSAPMTILNAIMAEQLVKFKVEVDKLIKKGDKKDIALLTVIKKYIKESKNIRFEGNGYSQEWEDEAAARGLSNIKTTPKALDAYLTEKSAELFATTGIYSAREIHARHEIMLENFYKKLQIEARVMGEVANTAIIPAAIAYQNSLIANVQGLKAIGVDSKVSIDIVKKLTEHLEIVKTNIDAMLEERKVTNKIEDTREKAIAYDEKVKSYFDIIRYHADKLEQIVDDSVWPLPKFRELLFMK, from the coding sequence ATGAAAAGCTTAAGAACCATCGCATTAAAAGAGGCTCAAAACAGAATTTCACCAGAAGTTAAAGCCCCAGCGGCAAAAATTTCTGACTTTTTTGGCGCTAATGTATTTGATAAGAAAAAAATGAGAGATTTCTTATCTAAGGACGTATATGAAAAATTAATATCATCTATCAACCAGGGTGAGTTAATTAATTCAGACGATGCCAACCAAATTGCAACCGCTATGAAAGCGTGGGCAATGAGTGCTGGCGCAACGCATTATACGCACTGGTTCCAGCCGTTAACAGGTACAACTGCTGAAAAACATGATTCATTTTTTGAGCCAAGTGGCGATGGAGCTATTGAGAAATTTGCAGGAAGCGCTTTAGTTCAACAAGAGCCGGATGCTTCTAGTTTCCCTAACGGTGGTATCCGTAATACTTTCGAAGCCCGTGGTTATACTGCATGGGATCCATCATCTCCAGCATTCATTATGGAAAGTAAAGCAGGTAAAACCCTTTGTATCCCTACTGTTTTCGTATCTTACACAGGGGAAGCGTTAGATTATAAAGCACCTTTATTAAAAGCATTAGCGGCATTAGATAAAGCTGCTGTTGATGTTTGCCAGTATTTCGATAAAAGCATCACTAAAGTAAATGCATCGTTAGGTATTGAGCAAGAATATTTCCTGGTTGATGAGTCGTTATTCAACGCCCGTCCGGATTTATTGTTAACTGGCCGCGCTTTATTCGGACACATGTCTGCTAAAGGTCAGCAGTTAGAAGATCACTATTTCGGTTCTATCCCTGAGCGTGTATTCAGCTACATGGTAGATTTCGAAAACGAAGCTTTAAAATTAGGCATTCCTTTAAAAACCCGTCACAATGAGGTTGCACCATCTCAATTTGAGTGTGCGCCAATTTACGAAGAAATCAACTTAGCAATCGATCACAATCAATTGTTGATGGATTTGATGGAAAAAGTTGCCCGTCGTCACCACTTCCGTGTTTTATTACACGAAAAACCTTATGCAGGTATCAACGGATCAGGTAAACACAACAACTGGTCGTTAATTACCGATACCGGCAAAAACTTATTGGCTCCAGGTAAAACGCCAAAAAACAACTTAATGTTCCTTGCTTTCTTTGTAAATACTATTAAAGCAGTTAGCGAGCATGCCGATTTATTACGTGCAAGTATTGCATCAGTAAGCAACGATCACCGTTTAGGTGCTAACGAAGCGCCACCTGCAATTATCTCTATCTTCTTAGGTTCACAATTGAACGATGTATTAGACGAGATTGAGCACTCACGTATCAGCAAAAAAATCAAAGAAGATAACGCACTTTGGTTAGGTATCCCTAAAATCCCTCAGATTTTATTAGATAATACCGACCGTAACCGTACCTCTCCTTTCGCATTTACAGGTAACAAATTTGAGCTTAGAGCTGTTGGATCTTCAGCAAACTCTTCTGCTCCGATGACGATCTTAAACGCAATTATGGCCGAGCAATTGGTTAAATTTAAAGTTGAAGTGGATAAACTGATCAAAAAAGGTGATAAAAAAGACATCGCTTTATTAACCGTGATCAAAAAATACATCAAAGAATCTAAAAACATCCGTTTCGAAGGAAATGGTTACAGCCAGGAGTGGGAAGATGAAGCTGCAGCACGCGGTTTATCAAACATCAAAACTACACCAAAAGCTTTAGATGCTTATTTAACGGAGAAATCTGCTGAATTATTTGCTACAACAGGTATTTACAGTGCACGTGAGATTCATGCCCGTCATGAAATCATGTTAGAAAACTTCTACAAAAAATTACAAATCGAAGCACGTGTAATGGGAGAAGTAGCGAACACCGCTATTATTCCTGCTGCAATTGCTTACCAAAACTCTCTAATTGCAAATGTACAAGGATTAAAAGCAATCGGTGTAGACAGCAAAGTTTCTATTGATATCGTTAAAAAATTAACTGAGCATCTAGAAATCGTGAAAACCAATATCGATGCGATGTTAGAAGAACGTAAAGTAACCAACAAAATCGAAGATACCCGCGAAAAAGCGATTGCCTACGATGAGAAAGTTAAATCTTACTTCGATATCATCCGCTATCACGCTGACAAATTAGAACAAATTGTTGACGATAGCGTTTGGCCTTTACCAAAATTCAGAGAATTATTATTCATGAAATAA
- a CDS encoding energy transducer TonB, with the protein MFNSSINVYKTEWLDLVFANRNKNYGAYDLRSKSSKIMTRALFVSGSLFVLACFSPLIYAKLVPKEDAVVETAKIIDLTDVIHQMKPDLPKPEEKLEPKKAEPVKVKTVALPSQIVVVNKIELPPPPTVDDIKLAVIGIKTQDGVVAPNATASDNKGSGDGTGTAKDGTGTGDDKEIYIAGGVDEYPEFTGGAKAWSKYMERNLRYPSRAQEEGAAGKVFVSFVVEKDGSITDVSVIKGIGFGCDEEAIKVIKKSPLWKPGKNKGVPVRVRYNMAINFQISN; encoded by the coding sequence ATGTTCAACTCTTCTATTAACGTATACAAAACCGAGTGGCTCGATCTTGTATTTGCAAACCGCAACAAAAACTATGGTGCTTACGATTTAAGGTCTAAATCTTCGAAGATTATGACCAGGGCGCTTTTTGTATCAGGTAGTTTATTTGTACTCGCCTGTTTCTCTCCTTTAATTTATGCAAAATTGGTTCCTAAAGAAGATGCGGTTGTAGAAACGGCAAAAATTATAGATTTAACGGATGTGATTCACCAGATGAAACCGGATCTGCCTAAACCGGAGGAAAAACTTGAGCCCAAAAAGGCTGAGCCTGTAAAGGTTAAAACGGTAGCGCTTCCGTCTCAAATTGTGGTAGTTAATAAAATAGAACTTCCACCTCCCCCAACAGTTGATGATATAAAATTAGCGGTGATAGGCATCAAGACTCAGGATGGTGTTGTGGCTCCTAATGCTACGGCTTCTGATAATAAAGGAAGTGGCGATGGCACGGGAACAGCTAAAGATGGGACAGGGACAGGTGACGATAAGGAAATATATATTGCGGGTGGTGTAGACGAATATCCTGAATTTACCGGTGGTGCCAAGGCATGGTCTAAATATATGGAACGCAATTTAAGGTATCCATCAAGGGCTCAGGAAGAAGGCGCAGCCGGAAAAGTATTTGTGAGTTTTGTGGTAGAAAAAGATGGTTCTATTACTGATGTGTCGGTAATTAAAGGAATCGGTTTTGGCTGTGATGAGGAAGCAATTAAAGTGATCAAAAAATCGCCGCTTTGGAAACCTGGAAAAAATAAAGGTGTTCCGGTACGTGTAAGGTATAATATGGCAATCAATTTCCAGATTTCGAATTAG